A region of Oncorhynchus kisutch isolate 150728-3 linkage group LG29, Okis_V2, whole genome shotgun sequence DNA encodes the following proteins:
- the LOC109875915 gene encoding uncharacterized protein LOC109875915: protein MFLMSLLIDKGHLIRSDMYSVSVILHVAVIRHVVVILHVSVILHVSVILHLAVILHLAVILHLAVILYVSVILYVSVILHLAVILYLAVILYVSVILHLAVILYVSVILDVAVILHISVILHVLHVSVILHVSVILHVAVILHVAVILHVAVILHAAVILHVAVILHVAVILHVAVILHASVILYVAVILYVAVILYVAVILHVAVILHVAVILHVAVILHASVILYVAVILYVAVILYVAVILHVAVILHVADIVHVADIVHVADILHVSVILHVSVILHVAVILHVSVILHVAVILHVLHVSVILHVAVILHVAVILHVSVILHVSVILHVAVILHVAVILHVAVILHAAVILHVAVILHVAVILHASVILYVAVILYVAVILYVAVILHVAVILHVAVILHVAVILHASVILYVAVILYVAVILYVAVILHVAVILHVADIVHVADIVHVADILHVSVILHVSVILHVSVILHVSVILHVAVILHVAVILHVSVILHVADILHVADILHVADILHVAVILHVAVILHVAVILHVADILHVADILHVADILHVAVILHVAVILHVAVILHVSVILYVT from the coding sequence ATGTTTTTGATGTCACTATTAATTGACAAAGGACATTTGATACGTTCTGATATGTATTCAGTATCTGTCATCctgcatgtagctgtcatccgGCATGTAGTTGTCATCCTGCATGTATCTGTCATCCTGCATGTATCTGTCATCCTGCATCTAGCTGTCATCCTGCATCTAGCTGTCATCCTGCATCTAGCTGTCATCCTGTATGTATCTGTCATCCTGTATGTATCAGTCATCCTGCATCTAGCTGTCATCCTGTATCTAGCTGTCATCCTGTATGTATCTGTCATCCTGCATCTAGCTGTCATCCTGTATGTATCTGTCATCCTggatgtagctgtcatcctgcatATATCTGTCATCCTGCATGTCCTGCATGTATCTGTCATCCTGCATGTATCTGTCATCctgcatgtagctgtcatcctgcatgtagctgtcatcctgcatgtagctgtcatcctgcacgcagctgtcatcctgcatgtagctgtcatcctgcatgtagctgtcatcctgcatgtagctgtcatcctgcatgcatctgtcatcctgtatgtagctgtcatcctgtatgtagctgtcatcctgtatgtagctgtcatcctgcatgtagctgtcatcctgcatgtagctgtcatcctgcatgtagctgtcatcctgcatgcatctgtcatcctgtatgtagctgtcatcctgtatgtagctgtcatcctgtatgtagctgtcatcctgcatgtagctgtcatcctgcatGTAGCTGACATCGTGCATGTAGCTGACATCGTGCATGTAGCTGACATCCTGCATGTATCTGTCATCCTGCATGTATCTGTCATCctgcatgtagctgtcatcctgcatgtatctgtcatcctgcatgtagctgtcatcctgcatGTCCTGCATGTATCTGTCATCctgcatgtagctgtcatcctgcatgtagctgtcatcctgcatgtatctgtcatcctgcatgtatctgtcatcctgcatgtagctgtcatcctgcatgtagctgtcatcctgcatgtagctgtcatcctgcacgcagctgtcatcctgcatgtagctgtcatcctgcatgtagctgtcatcctgcatgcatctgtcatcctgtatgtagctgtcatcctgtatgtagctgtcatcctgtatgtagctgtcatcctgcatgtagctgtcatcctgcatgtagctgtcatcctgcatgtagctgtcatcctgcatgcatctgtcatcctgtatgtagctgtcatcctgtatgtagctgtcatcctgtatgtagctgtcatcctgcatgtagctgtcatcctgcatGTAGCTGACATCGTGCATGTAGCTGACATCGTGCATGTAGCTGACATCCTGCATGTATCTGTCATCCTGCATGTATCTGTCATCCTGCATGTATCTGTCATCCTGCATGTATCTGTCATCctgcatgtagctgtcatcctgcatgtagctgtcatcctgcatgtatctgtcatcctgcatgtagctgacatcctgcatgtagctgacatcctgcatgtagctgacatcctgcatgtagctgtcatcctgcatgtagctgtcatcctgcatgtagctgtcatcctgcatgtagctgacatcctgcatgtagctgacatcctgcatgtagctgacatcctgcatgtagctgtcatcctgcatgtagctgtcatcctgcatgtagctgtcatcctgcatGTATCTGTCATCCTGTATGTCACGTAA